One part of the Burkholderia latens genome encodes these proteins:
- a CDS encoding MerR family transcriptional regulator — MPPRKDRDTPHRYRSGEAARLARMPAATLRIWERRYGVVAPPKTPSGQRLYSDDDVQRIRLLKALVNQGHAIGTIATLSREELEAMSLTSTHGPALPEKGVSLAVVGALPISESAIERMGLRIAMQLDSIDDASEHAGEAADALIATTTSLHEDVVSQLATAAQKLNAQAVAVVYAFGTAEAIELARLSGFELFRSTEGQTNPASIISKLAQAVVKARQSNDADRGLWLRTRRRFDETTLASLSGLSTTVKCECPRHLSELIMQLSAFERYSDECVSRSPADALLHRHLGDAANRAAELLETALAVILREEGLGGTTPDLKAQ; from the coding sequence ATGCCCCCTCGCAAGGATCGCGACACGCCTCACCGCTATCGCAGCGGGGAAGCCGCGCGCCTGGCGCGCATGCCAGCAGCCACGCTGAGGATCTGGGAGCGGCGCTACGGCGTGGTTGCGCCGCCCAAAACGCCATCCGGGCAACGGTTGTACTCTGACGACGACGTCCAGCGCATTCGCCTGCTGAAGGCGCTCGTGAACCAGGGCCACGCGATCGGCACGATTGCCACGCTGAGCCGCGAGGAGCTCGAGGCGATGTCGCTCACGAGCACGCACGGCCCCGCGCTGCCCGAAAAAGGCGTGAGCCTCGCGGTCGTCGGCGCGTTGCCGATCTCCGAATCGGCGATCGAGCGAATGGGCCTCCGGATCGCCATGCAGCTCGACTCGATTGACGACGCGAGCGAACACGCGGGTGAAGCTGCGGATGCGCTGATCGCAACGACCACGTCGCTCCACGAAGATGTCGTGTCGCAGCTCGCGACCGCCGCGCAAAAGCTCAATGCGCAGGCCGTCGCCGTCGTGTATGCATTCGGCACCGCGGAGGCAATCGAGCTGGCGCGGCTGTCGGGGTTCGAGCTGTTCCGCTCGACGGAAGGTCAGACCAATCCTGCGTCCATCATCTCCAAACTCGCGCAAGCGGTCGTCAAGGCACGCCAGTCCAACGATGCCGATCGCGGGCTGTGGCTGCGCACGCGGCGTCGCTTCGACGAGACGACGCTCGCGTCGCTCAGCGGCCTGTCCACCACCGTCAAGTGCGAGTGCCCGCGTCACTTGTCCGAACTGATCATGCAGCTCAGCGCGTTCGAGCGATACAGCGACGAATGCGTATCGCGCTCGCCCGCCGATGCGCTGCTGCACCGCCATCTCGGAGACGCGGCGAACCGGGCAGCCGAATTGCTCGAGACCGCACTTGCCGTGATCCTGCGCGAAGAGGGACTGGGCGGAACGACGCCGGACCTGAAAGCGCAGTAG
- a CDS encoding alpha/beta hydrolase: MNVKVGLAVLTILLAVGLLAACRPARLLNALSPRYTFSLFADIPYGSGERHVLDVYVPTRVMDDWPADSDAGVPVVVFFYGGSWQSGERKDYLFVGEALASRGFVAVLPDYRTYPATTFPGFVDDAAQAVAWARAHASAFGGDPRRLILMGHSAGAQIAALLATDGRYLAARQMHKRDIAGVIGLAGAYDFLPLHDAMLERVFPAEVRAASQPIRYIEGAEPPMWLAVAENDMVVEPGNTYRFARALQSAGDAVAVMRYANLGHATIVGVLGAPLRGRAPVLDDLSAFVRRVAQASHAGAASGLVSASGAAARSAVSLR; the protein is encoded by the coding sequence ATGAACGTCAAAGTGGGACTGGCCGTGCTGACGATCCTGCTCGCGGTCGGCCTGCTCGCCGCGTGCAGGCCGGCGCGGCTCCTGAACGCGCTGTCGCCGCGATACACGTTCAGCCTGTTCGCGGATATTCCGTACGGTTCCGGCGAGCGCCACGTGCTCGACGTGTATGTGCCGACGCGAGTCATGGACGACTGGCCGGCCGATTCGGATGCGGGCGTCCCGGTCGTTGTGTTCTTTTACGGCGGAAGCTGGCAGTCCGGTGAGCGCAAGGACTATCTGTTCGTGGGCGAGGCCCTGGCCTCAAGAGGCTTCGTTGCGGTGCTGCCCGACTACCGCACGTATCCGGCGACCACCTTTCCCGGTTTCGTCGACGACGCCGCGCAAGCGGTGGCGTGGGCGCGCGCGCACGCAAGCGCGTTCGGTGGCGATCCGCGTCGCCTGATTCTGATGGGGCATTCGGCGGGCGCACAGATAGCCGCCTTGCTTGCGACCGACGGTCGCTATCTGGCTGCCCGGCAGATGCACAAGCGTGACATTGCGGGCGTGATCGGGCTGGCCGGCGCGTATGACTTCCTGCCGCTGCACGATGCCATGCTCGAACGGGTCTTCCCGGCGGAAGTGCGCGCGGCGAGCCAGCCGATCCGATACATCGAGGGCGCCGAGCCGCCGATGTGGCTCGCCGTTGCGGAGAACGACATGGTGGTGGAGCCCGGCAACACGTACCGCTTTGCGCGCGCGTTGCAGAGCGCGGGTGACGCGGTCGCGGTCATGCGTTACGCGAACCTCGGCCATGCGACGATCGTCGGTGTGCTGGGCGCGCCGTTGCGCGGAAGAGCGCCGGTGCTTGACGATCTGTCCGCGTTTGTGCGCCGCGTCGCGCAGGCGTCGCACGCCGGAGCCGCGAGCGGGCTGGTGTCGGCATCGGGCGCGGCCGCGCGGTCGGCCGTGTCGCTGCGGTGA
- a CDS encoding DUF2878 domain-containing protein translates to MTSVRNRATPRTPALNARTCVYLATTQIGWLLCVMTAASHRAAWGVAYALTATAGHLLFARRPSSEARLVVTVTVTGWLWDSAVAHSGLLDYPNGVLLNGTAPYWLAALWALFAIQLNTLLRWLRGRPIIAALVGACAGPASFRAGAALGAVHFDAPAAALLVIATGWACILPASVALGSHWDGITPRSAPIGGNEGMQDGRAR, encoded by the coding sequence ATGACAAGTGTCCGAAATCGAGCAACGCCGCGCACGCCCGCGCTGAATGCTCGCACGTGCGTCTATCTCGCGACGACCCAGATCGGGTGGCTCCTGTGCGTGATGACGGCTGCATCGCACCGCGCCGCGTGGGGCGTCGCCTATGCGCTGACGGCAACGGCCGGCCACCTGCTGTTCGCCCGCCGGCCGTCGAGCGAAGCGCGCCTCGTCGTTACGGTGACGGTGACCGGATGGTTATGGGACAGCGCCGTTGCGCATTCCGGCCTGCTCGACTACCCGAACGGCGTGTTGCTCAACGGCACGGCGCCGTATTGGCTCGCGGCGCTGTGGGCGCTGTTCGCGATTCAGCTCAACACGCTGTTGCGCTGGCTCCGGGGGCGGCCGATCATTGCGGCGCTCGTCGGCGCATGCGCCGGTCCGGCGTCCTTTCGGGCGGGTGCGGCGCTCGGCGCCGTTCATTTCGACGCGCCGGCTGCGGCGCTCCTCGTGATCGCAACCGGCTGGGCGTGCATCTTGCCGGCCTCGGTCGCGCTCGGCAGCCATTGGGACGGAATAACGCCCCGTTCTGCGCCGATAGGCGGAAACGAAGGCATGCAGGACGGCCGCGCCCGATAA
- a CDS encoding cryptochrome/photolyase family protein, which yields MTSSELPYESRPVVVWFRDDQRLGDNPALCHAVASGHPVVCVYVHDPAPSIRRPMGGAQRWWLHESLGKLDDALSALGGSLIVLRGDEHEAIRDFAVGIGAAKVVWNRRYSKAQTGTDASIKQDLVGRGIAVSTFNGHLLHEPWTVLTREGLPYQVFSAYWRAACRDDLSPPPPLPAPSRIAFFPVPHNVTPHVCTLRALGLQPTSPDWASGLRLTWRCGEEAARQRLDAFLEHSLRDYADMRDLPAAHATSRLSPYLRFGNISVRQVWYAASSAASAMQRTRKADLGDPQSGPLNKFLSEIGWREFSYHLLYHFPPLHQVNFRRQFDSMPWRDDPNALRKWQTGHTGYPLVDAGMRELWHTGWMHNRVRMVAASFLSKHLLIDWREGEAWFWDTLVDADEASNPASWQWVSGSGADAAPYFRIFNPVLQGQKFDPQGEYTRHWVPELSKMSAEKIHAPWTASAEQLHDACVSLGRTYPFPIVDHQAARARALESVKRVDSQKNA from the coding sequence ATGACAAGCTCCGAATTGCCGTATGAATCCCGCCCCGTCGTCGTATGGTTTCGCGACGACCAGCGGCTCGGCGACAATCCCGCACTGTGTCACGCGGTCGCCAGCGGCCATCCCGTCGTCTGCGTGTACGTGCACGACCCTGCCCCGTCGATTCGCCGCCCGATGGGCGGTGCGCAACGGTGGTGGCTGCACGAATCGCTGGGCAAACTCGATGACGCGCTTTCCGCGCTAGGCGGCTCGCTGATCGTGTTGCGCGGCGACGAACATGAAGCCATCCGCGACTTCGCGGTCGGGATCGGGGCCGCCAAGGTTGTATGGAATCGTCGTTACTCGAAAGCGCAAACCGGAACGGACGCGTCGATCAAACAGGACCTGGTCGGCCGCGGAATCGCTGTATCGACCTTCAATGGCCATCTGCTGCACGAGCCTTGGACGGTGCTGACGCGCGAAGGATTGCCGTACCAGGTATTCAGTGCGTACTGGAGAGCCGCATGTCGCGATGATCTTTCCCCGCCGCCGCCGCTGCCGGCACCCTCGCGGATTGCGTTTTTTCCGGTTCCGCACAACGTCACGCCGCATGTTTGCACGCTTCGCGCGCTCGGGCTCCAGCCGACGTCGCCCGACTGGGCGAGCGGCCTGCGTCTGACCTGGCGCTGCGGCGAGGAAGCCGCCCGGCAGCGACTGGACGCGTTCCTGGAGCACTCGCTGCGCGACTATGCCGACATGCGCGATTTGCCGGCCGCGCATGCAACCAGCAGGCTCTCGCCGTATCTTCGCTTCGGCAACATATCGGTTCGGCAGGTGTGGTATGCGGCATCGTCGGCGGCAAGCGCGATGCAACGCACACGCAAGGCGGATCTTGGCGATCCGCAAAGCGGGCCGTTGAACAAATTCCTCAGCGAAATCGGCTGGCGGGAATTTTCGTATCACTTGCTCTATCATTTCCCGCCGCTGCATCAGGTCAATTTCCGCCGACAGTTCGACTCCATGCCGTGGCGCGACGATCCGAACGCACTGCGCAAATGGCAAACCGGGCACACCGGATACCCGCTTGTCGACGCCGGCATGCGCGAGTTGTGGCACACCGGCTGGATGCACAATCGCGTGCGCATGGTCGCGGCGTCATTTCTTTCGAAGCATTTGCTGATCGACTGGCGCGAAGGCGAAGCATGGTTCTGGGACACGCTGGTCGACGCGGATGAGGCCAGCAATCCCGCGAGCTGGCAGTGGGTTTCGGGAAGCGGCGCCGACGCAGCACCGTATTTCCGGATTTTCAACCCTGTTCTTCAGGGGCAAAAATTCGATCCGCAAGGCGAATACACGCGTCACTGGGTGCCGGAACTGTCGAAGATGTCGGCAGAGAAAATTCATGCGCCGTGGACCGCGTCGGCGGAACAGCTGCACGATGCGTGCGTGAGCCTCGGTCGGACTTATCCGTTTCCTATCGTGGATCACCAGGCCGCGCGCGCGCGTGCGCTTGAATCCGTCAAGCGCGTCGATTCGCAGAAGAATGCGTAG
- a CDS encoding YbcC family protein, which translates to MSTATLEQRAKRGEAPRANDAGRCAHPADGARRGYPRERIDAACDAACRSIAPAWPLDRAIAVNPHWERIGRPVREIAARMAVLADIKVFPPREQIRSAWESARIAPADLRYALQALPAAQAAGMTERICIDALARPLNLPRLPLLIDVLDDDPLRHERLSWRQAITHQVSQTCAAYFDEHQADWRPHHDQSLYAFWRDTISHDHGIGVLMGLPRLGQSLRALPATRQEAEAWVLERLGLPEAVWPDYLEAVLLTVNGWASWCAYLGWQARLAGESDEHLRDLLAIRLAWGVLLLDCKDDAAARRAFAAVQGHWRDSAALLADAQARLLVDEVWQLAFEAGYQRELAGRLGAVGRPQTIPEAATPAEEIEVQAAFCIDVRSEPLRRAVESIWPAVQTIGFAGFFGLPVAYTPLATSARRPQLPGLLAPSLEVTDAVSGPAGEGGGTMRAAASTARRTRFALSNQASAATRLPGTSFSFVEAAGLGYLGKLRQWLKPSRNPRVRDDLAGLPPRYKAVCRPALVGIDDQAKADLAARILHGMGIARSLAPLVVLVGHASQSANNAHAAALDCGACCGQSGEVNVRVLAQLLNDRVTRAGLAQRGIDVPDDTTFVAALHNTTTDEIEGFDVDLLNPIAAARWAKLLSVFGHASDQVRRERAVRVGLDPRMEGGRLLASLRERANDGAQTRPEWGLAGNAAFIIGPRTRSHGAVLDGRCFLHDYDFTQDTDGSLLELLMTAPMLVAHWINWQYHASTCDPAHMGCGNKVLHNVVGGHIGVFEGNSGDLRIGLSKQSLHDGQRWMHEPLRLTVIIDAPGESIERVIDRHPTVRHLIDHGWLHLWRFGETGLLRFSDRQWHPLAMGADPATRQSR; encoded by the coding sequence GGTGAAGCGCCCCGGGCGAACGATGCCGGCCGCTGCGCGCATCCCGCCGACGGCGCCCGCCGGGGATATCCGCGCGAGCGGATCGATGCGGCATGCGACGCGGCATGCCGGTCGATTGCGCCGGCCTGGCCGCTCGATCGCGCGATCGCCGTCAATCCTCACTGGGAACGCATCGGCCGCCCCGTCAGGGAAATTGCCGCGCGGATGGCCGTGCTGGCCGACATCAAGGTGTTCCCTCCGCGCGAGCAGATCCGATCCGCATGGGAATCCGCGCGCATCGCGCCGGCGGACTTGCGATATGCATTGCAGGCTCTGCCCGCCGCACAGGCGGCCGGCATGACCGAGCGCATCTGCATCGACGCGTTGGCGCGCCCGCTCAACCTGCCCCGCCTGCCGTTGCTGATCGACGTGCTCGACGACGATCCATTGCGTCACGAGCGCCTGTCGTGGCGCCAGGCAATCACGCATCAGGTCAGCCAGACCTGCGCGGCCTACTTCGACGAGCATCAGGCCGACTGGCGGCCGCATCATGACCAGAGCCTCTATGCGTTCTGGCGCGACACGATCTCACATGATCACGGCATTGGCGTGCTGATGGGCCTGCCGCGTCTCGGTCAGTCGCTCAGGGCGCTGCCCGCCACGCGACAGGAGGCCGAAGCGTGGGTACTGGAGCGACTCGGTTTGCCCGAAGCCGTGTGGCCGGACTATCTGGAGGCGGTGCTGCTGACCGTCAACGGCTGGGCGTCGTGGTGCGCGTACCTCGGCTGGCAGGCCCGGTTGGCCGGCGAGTCCGACGAGCACCTGCGCGATCTGCTCGCAATACGGTTGGCATGGGGCGTGCTGTTGCTCGACTGCAAGGACGATGCGGCGGCACGCCGCGCGTTTGCAGCCGTGCAAGGCCACTGGCGCGATTCGGCTGCGCTGCTGGCGGACGCGCAGGCGCGGCTGCTCGTCGACGAGGTGTGGCAACTGGCGTTCGAGGCCGGCTACCAGCGTGAACTGGCGGGCAGGCTCGGCGCGGTCGGCCGGCCGCAGACGATTCCGGAAGCCGCAACGCCGGCCGAAGAGATCGAAGTCCAGGCCGCGTTCTGCATCGACGTTCGTAGCGAACCGTTGCGGCGCGCCGTCGAGTCGATTTGGCCGGCGGTCCAGACGATCGGGTTCGCCGGATTCTTCGGGCTGCCGGTCGCTTATACGCCGCTGGCCACGTCGGCGCGCCGCCCGCAGCTTCCCGGCCTGCTCGCACCGTCGCTGGAAGTCACCGATGCGGTATCGGGGCCCGCCGGCGAAGGCGGCGGAACGATGCGGGCAGCTGCGAGCACGGCCCGCCGCACGCGGTTCGCATTGTCGAATCAGGCGTCTGCGGCGACCCGGTTGCCGGGCACCTCGTTCTCGTTCGTCGAGGCCGCGGGGCTCGGTTATCTGGGCAAGCTGCGACAATGGCTGAAGCCGTCCCGCAACCCGCGCGTTCGCGACGACCTCGCCGGGCTGCCGCCCCGTTACAAGGCGGTTTGCCGCCCGGCGCTCGTCGGCATCGACGATCAGGCCAAGGCCGATCTGGCCGCGCGCATCCTGCATGGCATGGGCATCGCGCGATCGCTCGCACCGCTGGTGGTGCTGGTCGGGCATGCCAGCCAGAGCGCGAACAACGCGCATGCCGCGGCGCTCGACTGCGGCGCCTGCTGCGGCCAAAGCGGGGAAGTCAATGTACGCGTGCTCGCGCAGCTGCTGAACGATCGCGTGACGCGCGCAGGTCTCGCGCAGCGCGGCATCGACGTGCCCGACGACACGACTTTCGTCGCAGCGCTGCACAACACCACGACCGACGAGATCGAAGGCTTCGACGTCGACCTCCTCAACCCGATCGCCGCAGCGCGCTGGGCCAAGCTGCTGAGCGTCTTCGGCCACGCGAGCGACCAGGTGCGCCGCGAGCGTGCGGTGCGTGTCGGCCTCGACCCGCGCATGGAAGGCGGCCGGTTGCTGGCCAGCCTTCGCGAACGCGCGAACGACGGCGCTCAGACTCGCCCCGAGTGGGGACTGGCCGGCAATGCCGCGTTCATCATCGGGCCGCGCACGCGCAGCCACGGCGCCGTGCTCGACGGCCGCTGCTTCCTGCACGACTATGATTTCACGCAGGATACGGACGGCAGCTTGCTGGAACTGCTGATGACCGCACCGATGCTTGTCGCGCACTGGATCAATTGGCAATACCATGCGTCGACATGCGATCCCGCGCACATGGGCTGCGGCAACAAGGTCCTTCACAACGTCGTCGGCGGGCATATCGGCGTCTTCGAAGGCAACAGCGGCGACTTGCGCATCGGCCTTTCGAAACAGTCGCTGCATGATGGCCAGCGCTGGATGCACGAGCCGTTGCGCCTTACCGTGATCATCGACGCGCCCGGCGAATCGATCGAACGCGTGATCGACCGGCATCCGACAGTGCGGCATTTGATCGACCACGGCTGGCTTCATCTGTGGCGTTTCGGCGAGACGGGGTTGCTGCGTTTTTCCGATCGACAATGGCACCCGTTGGCGATGGGCGCTGATCCGGCCACCCGGCAATCGCGTTGA